One Deltaproteobacteria bacterium DNA window includes the following coding sequences:
- a CDS encoding site-2 protease family protein gives MTTFITIIGISLLIIFHELGHYLAARFAGMRVIKFSIGFGPTLLKHQIGETIWQLAVIPFGGYVQVQGMGPEEEQQNDGRGYNDKPRWQRAIMLAAGPVTNWIIAALCLTILAIAVGLRDYSNPTTELGVVESEMAAGKAGIQAGDRITEINGVVVNDWESLVQEVRKYPEKTVPFVYIRQGKSFTVAVTPKASSNGEYGIIGIQPAAKLVTYGFFDGIAAGIVATAKLTANQASLLWGVITGSQEGHLSGIPGIVKTLSAQAKRSLTQFFETLATLSIVLFILNLAPIPSLDGSRLVFLGIESLRRKPNNNLVEGWVHGIGLILLLGLILVISVRDLL, from the coding sequence ATGACTACTTTTATCACTATTATCGGCATTTCACTATTAATTATATTTCATGAACTCGGGCACTATTTAGCTGCGCGTTTTGCTGGCATGCGGGTCATTAAATTTTCTATTGGTTTTGGCCCAACACTACTAAAACATCAAATAGGCGAAACTATATGGCAGTTAGCCGTTATACCCTTTGGTGGTTATGTACAAGTCCAAGGCATGGGACCAGAGGAAGAACAGCAAAATGATGGTCGGGGATATAATGATAAGCCACGTTGGCAGCGCGCCATAATGCTAGCTGCAGGTCCGGTTACTAATTGGATAATTGCCGCTCTCTGCCTTACGATTTTAGCTATTGCAGTAGGTTTACGCGATTATTCTAATCCAACTACTGAATTAGGTGTGGTTGAGTCAGAAATGGCTGCCGGCAAAGCTGGCATACAAGCTGGTGATCGTATTACTGAGATTAATGGGGTTGTGGTAAATGATTGGGAATCTTTAGTGCAAGAAGTTCGTAAATATCCTGAAAAGACTGTACCGTTTGTTTATATCCGCCAAGGCAAAAGTTTTACAGTTGCGGTTACCCCTAAAGCCAGTAGCAATGGTGAATACGGAATTATCGGCATACAACCAGCCGCTAAATTAGTTACTTATGGTTTTTTTGATGGCATAGCTGCTGGTATCGTAGCGACTGCAAAACTTACTGCTAATCAAGCAAGCCTTTTATGGGGAGTAATTACTGGTAGCCAAGAAGGGCATCTCTCGGGCATTCCAGGTATTGTAAAAACCTTATCCGCGCAGGCAAAACGCAGCCTAACCCAGTTTTTTGAAACGTTAGCTACCCTGTCAATTGTATTATTTATCCTTAATTTAGCACCCATCCCCTCACTTGATGGCAGTCGTCTAGTTTTTCTTGGTATCGAATCACTACGGCGTAAACCGAATAATAATTTAGTAGAAGGTTGGGTGCATGGTATTGGTTTAATATTATTATTAGGCCTTATTTTGGTTATATCAGTGCGTGATCTCCTTTAA